A section of the Pimelobacter simplex genome encodes:
- the cofD gene encoding 2-phospho-L-lactate transferase — translation MESTPDATAAGPIGGPLRKLTVLSGGMGGARFLQGLLHGIAAGTLPGVATDAHVTVVANNADDWWVHGLKVCPDLDTVMYTLGDGIDLDRGWGRREETWSAKEELAAYGVEPTWFGLGDRDIATHLVRTQMLEAGYPLSQVTQALCRRWLEPAYGDALTLLPMTDDRVETHVAVSDPDSPSGKRVVHFQEYWVRLRAAVPAEQVVFVGMDQTTPAPGVVEAITGADLVVLPPSNPVVSVGTILAVPGIREAVRATTARVVGLSPIVGDSHVRGMAEQMLTSIGVEVSAAGVGLNYGARSAGGVLDGWLVDERDAAQVARLEAAGIAAAAVPLMMTDHDATAAMAAAAIELVR, via the coding sequence GTGGAATCGACTCCTGACGCGACAGCCGCTGGTCCCATCGGCGGACCTCTGCGGAAGCTGACCGTCCTCTCGGGCGGCATGGGCGGAGCCCGGTTCCTGCAGGGCCTGCTCCATGGCATCGCCGCTGGAACACTACCGGGTGTGGCCACGGACGCCCACGTCACGGTGGTCGCCAACAACGCCGACGACTGGTGGGTCCACGGCCTCAAGGTGTGCCCGGACCTCGACACGGTGATGTACACGCTGGGCGACGGCATCGACCTCGACCGCGGCTGGGGGCGCCGGGAGGAGACCTGGAGCGCCAAGGAGGAGCTCGCGGCGTACGGCGTGGAGCCCACCTGGTTCGGTCTCGGCGACCGCGACATCGCCACCCACCTGGTGCGCACCCAGATGCTGGAGGCCGGCTACCCGCTGTCCCAGGTGACCCAGGCGCTGTGCCGGCGCTGGCTCGAGCCGGCCTACGGCGACGCCCTCACGCTGCTGCCGATGACCGACGACCGGGTCGAGACCCACGTCGCCGTGAGCGACCCCGACTCCCCCAGCGGCAAGCGCGTCGTGCACTTCCAGGAGTACTGGGTCCGGCTGCGCGCCGCGGTGCCCGCCGAGCAGGTCGTCTTCGTCGGGATGGACCAGACCACTCCGGCTCCCGGCGTGGTCGAGGCGATCACCGGAGCCGACCTCGTCGTGCTCCCGCCGTCGAACCCGGTGGTCTCGGTGGGCACGATCCTGGCCGTGCCCGGCATCCGCGAGGCGGTCCGCGCCACCACCGCCCGGGTCGTCGGCCTGTCCCCCATCGTCGGCGACAGCCACGTGCGCGGCATGGCCGAGCAGATGCTGACCTCGATCGGCGTCGAGGTGAGCGCGGCCGGCGTCGGGCTCAACTACGGCGCCCGCAGCGCCGGCGGCGTCCTCGACGGCTGGCTGGTCGACGAGCGCGACGCCGCCCAGGTGGCCCGCCTGGAGGCCGCGGGGATCGCCGCGGCCGCCGTACCGCTGATGATGACCGACCACGACGCGACCGCCGCGATGGCCGCGGCGGCGATCGAGCTGGTCCGCTGA
- the cofE gene encoding coenzyme F420-0:L-glutamate ligase, with translation MRLQVVAPDGVPEVRPGDDLAAALLSAIEALGPDALADGDVLVVTSKVVSKAEGRIETGDRDNWVDAETERLVARRGPTRIVRNRLGLTMAAAGVDASNVDAGTVVLLPLDPDASARRLRAAVAERTGRNVGVVVTDTAGRTWREGQTDIAIGAAGIQVLESFAGRVDAHGNELAVTAPAVADEIASAVELAQGKLGARPCAVVRGRADLVLPPGEDGPGARVLIRADGADLFGYGAREAVIQAVAGNPDARTPFGHPVSAPDFVDALQRAGITARTAGPADVQADPGRRAAADIVAFAHGWTAVGDTPTSAVSDTELRFRPLTP, from the coding sequence ATGCGGCTGCAGGTGGTGGCGCCCGACGGCGTCCCCGAGGTCCGCCCCGGCGACGACCTCGCCGCCGCGCTCCTGAGCGCCATCGAGGCGCTCGGCCCCGACGCGCTCGCCGACGGCGACGTCCTCGTGGTGACCAGCAAGGTCGTCAGCAAGGCCGAGGGCCGGATCGAGACCGGCGACCGCGACAACTGGGTCGACGCCGAGACCGAGCGCCTCGTCGCCCGCCGCGGCCCCACCCGGATCGTGCGCAACCGGCTCGGCCTGACCATGGCCGCGGCCGGTGTGGACGCCTCGAATGTCGACGCCGGGACCGTCGTCCTGTTGCCCCTCGACCCCGACGCCTCCGCCCGGCGGCTGCGCGCGGCCGTCGCCGAGCGCACCGGCCGCAACGTCGGCGTCGTCGTCACCGACACCGCCGGCCGGACCTGGCGCGAGGGCCAGACCGACATCGCCATCGGCGCCGCGGGCATCCAGGTCCTGGAGTCCTTCGCCGGCCGCGTGGACGCCCACGGCAACGAGCTCGCCGTCACCGCCCCCGCCGTCGCCGACGAGATCGCCTCCGCCGTCGAGCTCGCCCAGGGCAAGCTCGGCGCCCGCCCCTGCGCCGTCGTCCGCGGCCGCGCGGACCTGGTCCTGCCCCCCGGCGAGGACGGCCCCGGCGCCCGCGTCCTGATCCGCGCCGACGGCGCCGACCTCTTCGGGTACGGCGCCCGCGAGGCCGTGATCCAGGCCGTCGCCGGAAATCCGGACGCCCGTACGCCTTTCGGCCACCCGGTCTCCGCCCCCGACTTCGTCGACGCCCTCCAGCGCGCCGGGATCACCGCTCGCACGGCGGGCCCGGCCGACGTACAGGCTGATCCGGGGCGCCGTGCAGCCGCCGACATCGTCGCCTTCGCCCACGGCTGGACGGCCGTCGGCGACACCCCGACCAGCGCCGTCTCGGACACCGAACTGCGGTTTCGACCGCTGACTCCGTAG
- a CDS encoding DUF3105 domain-containing protein: MAKSSKSEKSDRRQVIDEIRRKQKGADRRQGMAIVGVCILVAVLIVGAAAYPKVREIIDTQKWKGKSVGEIGAAASVCGDITEKDANGSGEHVPTGQQVEYKDVPPAFGPHWNEAGVAPAPITDRFYTSSSRPELESIVHNLEHGYTVLWYDTSVADNSGEIAAIRSIAKIMDANDTNQRLKFKAVPWTKKDGGSFPKGQHIALTHWRIDATTQKQYGAWQYCSEVSGAALKTFMDKYPFTDAPEPYAY, translated from the coding sequence GTGGCCAAGTCCAGCAAGTCCGAGAAGTCGGACCGCCGCCAAGTCATCGACGAGATCCGGCGCAAGCAGAAGGGCGCCGACCGGCGTCAGGGCATGGCCATCGTCGGCGTGTGCATCCTGGTCGCGGTCCTGATCGTGGGCGCCGCGGCGTACCCGAAGGTGCGCGAGATCATCGACACCCAGAAGTGGAAGGGCAAGTCGGTCGGCGAGATCGGCGCGGCCGCCAGCGTCTGCGGTGACATCACCGAGAAGGACGCCAACGGCAGCGGCGAGCACGTCCCCACCGGCCAGCAGGTCGAGTACAAGGACGTCCCGCCCGCCTTCGGCCCCCACTGGAACGAGGCCGGCGTCGCCCCCGCCCCGATCACCGACCGGTTCTACACCTCCAGCTCGCGCCCCGAGCTCGAGTCGATCGTGCACAACCTGGAGCACGGCTACACCGTCCTCTGGTACGACACCTCGGTCGCCGACAACTCCGGCGAGATCGCCGCGATCCGCTCGATCGCCAAGATCATGGACGCCAACGACACCAACCAGCGCCTGAAGTTCAAGGCCGTCCCGTGGACCAAGAAGGACGGCGGCAGCTTCCCCAAGGGCCAGCACATCGCGCTGACCCACTGGCGGATCGACGCGACCACGCAGAAGCAGTACGGCGCGTGGCAGTACTGCTCCGAGGTCAGCGGCGCGGCGCTGAAGACCTTCATGGACAAGTACCCGTTCACGGACGCGCCGGAGCCGTACGCCTACTGA
- a CDS encoding mannose-1-phosphate guanylyltransferase: protein MVADEIPGFWAVVPAGGAGTRLWPLSRSGSPKFLHDLTGSGRSLLEQTHDRLAPLVADRLVVVTGVAHQDAVRAQLGDLPADAVLAEPSARDSMAAIGLAAAVLEQRGAEVMGSFAADHVITDADGFGRAVTEAVAAARDGWLVTIGIEPTFPSSAFGYIRQGDSLAGHPTARQVAEFVEKPSVPVAEEYLATGDYRWNAGMFVVRPTVLLDLLAEQDPTFAANLRAIAADPARLPDLWDKLPRIAIDHAVAEPAAAAGRVVTIPGAFGWDDVGDFDSLAGLLGDEEDCTVLGDAALAQVIGASGIVVPGSGRVVAVIGLDDVVVVDTPDALLVTTRARAQEVKKVVAALKDQGRADLT, encoded by the coding sequence ATGGTCGCTGACGAGATCCCGGGCTTCTGGGCAGTCGTTCCCGCCGGCGGCGCCGGTACCCGCCTGTGGCCCCTGTCCCGCTCGGGCTCCCCGAAGTTCCTCCACGACCTCACCGGGTCGGGCCGCTCCCTGCTGGAGCAGACCCACGACCGGCTCGCGCCCCTCGTCGCGGACCGCCTCGTCGTCGTCACCGGCGTGGCCCACCAGGACGCCGTCCGGGCCCAGCTCGGCGACCTGCCCGCCGACGCCGTCCTCGCCGAGCCGTCGGCGCGCGACTCGATGGCCGCGATCGGCCTCGCCGCCGCCGTCCTGGAGCAGCGCGGCGCCGAGGTCATGGGCTCCTTCGCCGCCGACCACGTCATCACCGACGCCGACGGCTTCGGCCGCGCCGTCACCGAGGCCGTCGCCGCGGCCCGCGACGGCTGGCTCGTCACCATCGGCATCGAGCCGACCTTCCCGTCGTCCGCCTTCGGCTACATCCGTCAGGGCGACTCCCTCGCCGGCCACCCCACCGCCCGCCAGGTCGCCGAGTTCGTCGAGAAGCCCTCGGTCCCGGTCGCCGAGGAGTACCTCGCCACCGGCGACTACCGCTGGAACGCCGGCATGTTCGTCGTGCGCCCCACCGTCCTCCTCGACCTCCTCGCCGAGCAGGACCCCACCTTCGCCGCGAACCTCCGCGCCATCGCCGCCGACCCCGCCCGCCTCCCCGACCTGTGGGACAAGCTGCCCCGCATCGCCATCGACCACGCCGTCGCCGAACCGGCCGCTGCCGCCGGCCGCGTGGTCACCATCCCGGGCGCCTTCGGCTGGGACGACGTCGGCGACTTCGACTCCCTCGCCGGCCTGCTCGGCGACGAGGAGGACTGCACCGTCCTCGGCGACGCCGCGCTCGCGCAGGTGATCGGCGCCAGCGGGATCGTCGTACCGGGGTCGGGGCGGGTGGTCGCCGTGATCGGGTTGGACGACGTGGTGGTCGTGGACACGCCCGACGCGCTGCTGGTCACCACGCGGGCCCGGGCTCAGGAGGTCAAGAAGGTCGTGGCCGCGCTGAAGGACCAGGGGCGGGCCGACCTCACCTGA
- a CDS encoding TIGR03089 family protein, whose translation MTTFAAVLAQRLRQDPGKPLVTFYDHATGERVELSTTTWANWVAKAGSLLVDELGLERGDRIAVDLPPHWLGTVFLGAAWSAGLAVVPVDDGGLAAVVCGPDTLARWAPEAGDLVVLACALLPLGVRFAEPLPAGVHDVGVEIWSQPDAFTPWDPPTPDDLAYAGPGAGAGLDQAALWTAAAAGRLSGGGRLLSVADPVTEPMTLSEPLALGGSLVLVARAEPHELEATSVAEHVTARFPA comes from the coding sequence GTGACCACCTTCGCCGCCGTCCTCGCCCAGCGCCTGCGCCAGGATCCCGGGAAGCCGCTGGTGACCTTCTACGACCACGCCACGGGCGAGCGCGTCGAGCTGTCCACGACCACGTGGGCCAACTGGGTGGCCAAGGCCGGTTCGCTGCTCGTCGACGAGCTCGGGCTCGAGCGCGGCGACCGGATCGCCGTCGACCTGCCGCCGCACTGGCTGGGGACCGTCTTCCTGGGAGCCGCCTGGAGCGCCGGGCTGGCCGTCGTACCGGTGGACGACGGGGGGCTCGCCGCCGTGGTCTGCGGCCCCGACACGCTCGCGCGGTGGGCGCCGGAGGCTGGCGACCTCGTCGTGCTCGCGTGCGCGCTGCTGCCCCTGGGCGTGCGCTTCGCGGAGCCACTGCCGGCCGGCGTGCACGACGTCGGCGTGGAGATCTGGTCCCAGCCGGACGCCTTCACGCCCTGGGACCCGCCCACCCCCGACGACCTGGCGTACGCCGGCCCGGGCGCCGGCGCCGGGCTCGACCAGGCCGCGCTGTGGACGGCGGCGGCCGCCGGCCGGTTGTCCGGCGGCGGCCGCCTGCTGTCGGTCGCCGACCCCGTCACGGAGCCGATGACCTTGAGTGAGCCGCTCGCACTCGGCGGGTCACTCGTCCTGGTCGCCCGGGCCGAACCGCACGAGCTCGAGGCGACTTCCGTCGCCGAGCACGTCACGGCCCGCTTCCCCGCCTAG
- a CDS encoding N-acetylmuramoyl-L-alanine amidase — MTLCQQLFALAVVVAVLTPAARTVTMDVRPAQPAGGTGTGATAGARTAEAEVALQSANVPTGEVDPDVEEYALTPPAASAVRGRVALRATTAARTGGGSTVTSGALPVSGYGTVGVTWAHGVAVADDAIKVKVRTRNGSGAWSGWTAAEYHDEHGPDPRSAEGRGTRPGTDAVLVGDVDQVQVKVTTAKAAPADMKLAVIDPGTPTATAQEKPAIDTARLAGDTPGTPETPGTGGDGDGAIELQAATYTPKPQIFSRAQWGADERLRDSSPPQYYEVRAGFVHHTVNANNYTKSQVPGIIRGIYSYHVRSRGWADIGYNFLVDRFGRIWEGRAGGVDRPVVGAHTAGYNNYSFAMSAIGNYDITQPSSAMINAYGALFAWKLSLHGVSASATSQVLGTKKFKAINGHRDAGSTACPGRYLYAQLGTIRTLAAKAQKGWSGRDMIGNYVGSANPDLLVRKASNGRLMLLDVVRRGTEWRTAGRVKTNIFAPWALQVMRVGDWDRDGRNDVMAIRKSDGVAVLFRGKSGATFYPGVDLPLRFRNLAMLASVGDVTGDGYPDLMAQPKGDRMRIYPGRGMTGVSPGYPAYSAVPGSQLIGVGLWDADGAPDSLVRNGSSLVLYRGNGPGGWVSASTISTAAASWDWVVGLGTMPGTTTKLVAVRNKTTKGIYLVAQSGGKLGTPLLVTTRPNFDLAG, encoded by the coding sequence GTGACGCTCTGCCAGCAGCTGTTCGCGCTCGCGGTCGTCGTGGCCGTGCTGACGCCGGCGGCGCGCACCGTGACCATGGACGTCCGCCCGGCACAGCCCGCCGGCGGCACCGGCACCGGCGCCACGGCCGGGGCGCGGACCGCCGAGGCGGAGGTCGCCCTGCAGTCGGCGAACGTGCCGACCGGCGAGGTGGACCCGGACGTCGAGGAGTACGCCCTGACGCCGCCCGCGGCGTCGGCGGTCCGCGGCCGGGTGGCGCTGCGGGCGACCACGGCGGCGCGCACCGGTGGCGGGTCCACGGTGACCAGTGGCGCCCTGCCGGTCTCGGGCTACGGCACCGTCGGCGTGACCTGGGCGCACGGCGTCGCGGTCGCCGACGACGCGATCAAGGTCAAGGTCCGCACCCGCAACGGCAGCGGCGCGTGGAGCGGCTGGACGGCGGCGGAGTACCACGACGAGCACGGTCCCGACCCGCGCAGCGCCGAGGGCCGGGGCACCCGGCCGGGCACCGACGCCGTCCTGGTCGGCGACGTCGACCAGGTCCAGGTCAAGGTGACCACCGCCAAGGCCGCCCCGGCGGACATGAAGCTCGCCGTCATCGACCCCGGTACGCCGACCGCGACCGCCCAGGAGAAGCCCGCGATCGACACCGCGCGCCTCGCCGGCGACACCCCCGGCACGCCCGAGACCCCGGGCACCGGTGGCGACGGTGACGGCGCGATCGAGCTCCAGGCCGCGACGTACACGCCGAAGCCGCAGATCTTCTCGCGCGCCCAGTGGGGTGCCGACGAGCGGCTGCGCGACAGCAGCCCGCCGCAGTACTACGAGGTGCGGGCCGGCTTCGTGCACCACACGGTCAACGCGAACAACTACACCAAGAGCCAGGTCCCGGGGATCATCCGCGGCATCTACAGCTACCACGTGCGCTCGCGGGGCTGGGCCGACATCGGCTACAACTTCCTCGTCGACCGCTTCGGCCGGATCTGGGAGGGCCGCGCGGGCGGCGTCGACCGTCCCGTCGTCGGCGCGCACACGGCCGGCTACAACAACTACTCGTTCGCGATGTCGGCGATCGGCAACTACGACATCACCCAGCCGAGCTCGGCGATGATCAACGCCTACGGCGCCCTGTTCGCCTGGAAGCTCTCGCTGCACGGGGTGAGCGCCTCGGCGACCAGCCAGGTGCTGGGCACCAAGAAGTTCAAGGCGATCAACGGCCACCGCGACGCGGGCTCGACCGCCTGCCCGGGCCGCTACCTCTACGCCCAGCTCGGCACCATCCGCACCCTCGCGGCCAAGGCCCAGAAGGGCTGGTCCGGGCGCGACATGATCGGCAACTACGTCGGCTCGGCCAATCCCGACCTGCTCGTCCGCAAGGCCAGCAACGGCCGGCTCATGCTGCTCGACGTCGTGCGCCGGGGCACGGAGTGGCGGACGGCCGGGCGGGTCAAGACCAACATCTTCGCGCCCTGGGCCCTGCAGGTCATGCGGGTCGGCGACTGGGACCGCGACGGCCGCAACGACGTGATGGCCATTCGCAAGTCCGACGGGGTCGCGGTGCTGTTCCGCGGCAAGAGCGGCGCGACCTTCTACCCGGGCGTCGACCTGCCCCTGCGGTTCCGCAATCTGGCGATGCTCGCGTCGGTCGGCGACGTGACCGGTGACGGCTATCCCGATCTCATGGCACAGCCCAAGGGCGACCGGATGCGGATCTACCCCGGCCGCGGGATGACCGGGGTCTCGCCCGGCTACCCGGCGTACAGCGCGGTGCCGGGCAGCCAGCTGATCGGCGTGGGCCTGTGGGACGCCGACGGCGCCCCCGACAGCCTGGTCCGCAACGGCAGCTCGCTGGTGCTCTACCGCGGCAACGGCCCCGGTGGCTGGGTCTCCGCGTCGACCATCAGCACCGCGGCGGCCAGTTGGGACTGGGTGGTCGGCCTGGGCACCATGCCGGGGACCACGACCAAGCTGGTGGCCGTGCGCAACAAGACCACCAAGGGCATCTACCTGGTCGCCCAGTCCGGAGGGAAGCTCGGCACCCCGTTGCTGGTCACCACCCGGCCGAACTTCGACCTGGCGGGCTGA
- a CDS encoding ABC transporter ATP-binding protein encodes MATSIVVENATKFFTLRYHRTFKEVTVAKVKGRATGQTFKAVDDVSFTVEQGESIGIMGLNGSGKSTLLKMINGVMRPDEGQILTRGRIAGLIATGAGFHNQLSGRENLYLNAAILGMSEAEVRRKFDSIVDFAELGPTLDGPVGHYSSGQKARLGFAIAIHVDSDIFLADEVLAVGDKPFRTKCMRKMKEVRDSGRTLFYVSHAAASVQKMCDRVIVLEQGRLAYDGDPEGGIKYLHYDEPDDQDELADEELGNDI; translated from the coding sequence ATGGCGACCTCGATCGTGGTGGAGAACGCCACCAAGTTCTTCACCCTCCGCTACCACCGGACCTTCAAGGAGGTCACGGTCGCCAAGGTCAAGGGTCGCGCGACCGGACAGACCTTCAAGGCCGTCGACGACGTCTCCTTCACCGTCGAGCAGGGCGAGTCCATCGGCATCATGGGCCTCAACGGCTCCGGCAAGAGCACCCTGCTCAAGATGATCAACGGCGTCATGCGCCCCGACGAGGGCCAGATCCTCACCCGGGGCCGGATCGCCGGCCTGATCGCCACCGGGGCCGGCTTCCACAACCAGCTCTCCGGCCGCGAGAACCTCTACCTGAACGCGGCGATCCTGGGCATGAGCGAGGCCGAGGTCCGCCGCAAGTTCGACTCCATCGTCGACTTCGCCGAGCTCGGCCCGACCCTCGACGGACCCGTCGGGCACTACTCGTCGGGGCAGAAGGCGCGCCTGGGTTTCGCGATCGCCATCCACGTCGACTCCGACATCTTCCTGGCCGACGAGGTGCTCGCCGTCGGTGACAAGCCGTTCCGCACCAAGTGCATGCGCAAGATGAAGGAGGTTCGCGACAGCGGGCGCACCCTCTTCTACGTCAGTCACGCGGCCGCCTCGGTGCAGAAGATGTGCGACCGGGTCATCGTCCTGGAGCAGGGTCGGCTCGCCTACGACGGTGACCCCGAGGGCGGCATCAAGTACCTGCACTACGACGAGCCGGATGACCAGGACGAGCTGGCTGACGAGGAGCTCGGCAACGACATCTGA
- a CDS encoding ABC transporter permease, with translation MTEAAEKVPTAEEDLPPLRPPSADNGLFAVFHRRYLLKLLVQREISARYQGSFLGLLWSYINPLSQFFIYWFVIGVILGQHRGVPNFPIHLFAALIIVHFFNETFGAGTRSIVRNRALVVKMAMPREMFPVATMLVSLYHVIPQIVILGVAAALLGWRPDAEGLAALVLALAIIGTLGTAGALMFSAANVFFSDFGNAVSIFNNFVRFGVTMMYPYSMVHEKFGSAAQYFLLNPIADAVLLFQRAFWTGTLTPKERSATGIMPDNLMLVGVLALLASMVLLVISQLVFSRLENKIPERL, from the coding sequence ATGACTGAGGCCGCCGAGAAGGTGCCCACCGCCGAGGAGGACCTGCCGCCGCTGCGGCCGCCGTCCGCGGACAACGGACTGTTCGCGGTCTTCCACCGCCGCTACCTGCTCAAGCTGCTCGTGCAGCGCGAGATCAGCGCGCGGTACCAGGGCTCGTTCCTGGGGCTGCTCTGGTCCTACATCAACCCGCTGAGCCAGTTCTTCATCTACTGGTTCGTGATCGGCGTGATCCTGGGCCAGCACCGCGGAGTCCCGAACTTCCCGATCCACCTGTTCGCGGCGCTCATCATCGTCCACTTCTTCAACGAGACCTTCGGCGCGGGCACCCGCTCGATCGTGCGCAACCGCGCCCTCGTGGTCAAGATGGCCATGCCACGCGAGATGTTCCCCGTCGCGACGATGCTCGTCTCGCTCTACCACGTCATTCCGCAGATCGTGATCCTCGGCGTCGCTGCTGCCCTGCTGGGCTGGCGGCCTGACGCGGAGGGTCTGGCAGCGCTCGTGCTGGCCCTGGCGATCATCGGCACGCTCGGCACCGCTGGGGCGCTGATGTTCAGTGCGGCGAACGTCTTCTTCAGCGACTTCGGCAACGCGGTGAGCATCTTCAACAACTTCGTCCGCTTCGGCGTGACGATGATGTACCCGTACTCGATGGTCCACGAGAAGTTCGGTTCGGCGGCGCAGTACTTCCTGCTCAACCCGATCGCCGATGCGGTCCTTCTCTTCCAGCGGGCCTTCTGGACCGGCACGCTCACGCCGAAGGAGCGCTCGGCGACCGGAATCATGCCGGACAACCTGATGCTGGTCGGCGTGCTCGCGTTGCTCGCCAGCATGGTGCTGCTCGTGATCTCGCAGCTTGTCTTCAGCCGGCTCGAGAACAAGATCCCGGAGCGACTCTGA
- a CDS encoding glycosyltransferase: MSETATVRRLLQRQILPVDSDVDVLPLYLDPDEATLDEDKYVVGGSRAAKELNNASIRQKTSSGRGVRPDQLLSRTAVQVPSGEKLSFGTYFNAFPASYWRRWTVVDAVRLDITVRGAGATVIVNKSMANGRQQKVDSTVVAAEGPTTLSFDLTLGPFVDGGWYWYDIVAGHGDVTVESAEWSAEVPADRAAHGTVDLAITTMNRPDFCAELLGQLGTAELAPYLDTVFVMEQGTQPVTGSEFFPAAQDALGDKLRVIEQGNLGGSGGYARGQLESVRKGTATYAMMMDDDVVCEPEGIIRAVTFGDLARRPTIVGGHMFSLFAKSRLHSFGEIVQPWRFWWMSPLDSYNDWDFGARNLRSARWLHKRVDVDFNGWFMCLIPRQVIEEIGLSLPLFIKWDDSEYGLRAKAAGYPTVTFPGAAVWHVPWSDKNDAVDWQAYFHLRNRFVAALLHSTYPRGGRMIRESINHQLAHLVSMQYSTAELRLMALEDVLAGPHALHGMLATRLGEVNAFRKQFTDAQLHADNADFPPIRREKPPRKGKDLTEVPSRKSQLITAGLAPIRHLKKPRRLSREHPEVEIRAMDAKWYRLASFDSAVVSMNDGASAALYVRDNERFKDLVKRTVAIHARYRREWDDLAQQYRAALGDITSPETWEKTFAPWTDGGADD; this comes from the coding sequence ATGAGCGAGACCGCGACCGTGCGCCGGCTGCTCCAGCGCCAGATCCTGCCCGTCGACAGCGACGTCGACGTGCTGCCGCTCTACCTCGACCCCGACGAGGCCACCCTCGACGAGGACAAGTACGTCGTCGGCGGCTCGCGCGCGGCCAAGGAGCTCAACAACGCCTCGATCCGCCAGAAGACCTCCAGCGGCCGCGGCGTCCGGCCCGACCAGCTGCTCTCGCGCACCGCGGTCCAGGTCCCCTCGGGCGAGAAGCTCTCCTTCGGCACCTACTTCAACGCCTTCCCGGCCAGCTACTGGCGGCGCTGGACCGTGGTCGACGCCGTCCGGCTCGACATCACCGTCCGCGGTGCCGGGGCGACGGTCATCGTCAACAAGTCGATGGCCAACGGCCGCCAGCAGAAGGTCGACAGCACCGTCGTCGCGGCCGAGGGCCCGACCACGCTGAGCTTCGACCTCACGCTCGGCCCGTTCGTCGACGGCGGCTGGTACTGGTACGACATCGTGGCCGGCCACGGCGACGTCACCGTCGAGTCGGCCGAGTGGAGCGCCGAGGTCCCCGCCGATCGCGCCGCGCACGGCACCGTCGACCTCGCGATCACCACCATGAACCGTCCCGACTTCTGCGCCGAGCTGCTCGGCCAGCTGGGCACGGCCGAGCTCGCGCCGTACCTCGACACGGTCTTCGTGATGGAGCAGGGCACCCAGCCGGTCACCGGCAGCGAGTTCTTCCCGGCCGCGCAGGACGCGCTGGGGGACAAGCTACGGGTCATCGAGCAGGGCAACCTCGGCGGCTCCGGCGGCTACGCCCGCGGCCAGCTCGAGTCGGTCCGCAAGGGCACCGCGACCTACGCGATGATGATGGACGACGACGTCGTCTGCGAGCCCGAGGGCATCATCCGCGCGGTCACCTTCGGCGACCTGGCCCGCCGGCCCACGATCGTCGGCGGCCACATGTTCAGCCTCTTCGCCAAGAGCCGGCTGCACAGCTTCGGCGAGATCGTCCAGCCGTGGCGGTTCTGGTGGATGTCGCCGCTCGACAGCTACAACGACTGGGACTTCGGCGCCCGCAACCTGCGCTCCGCGCGGTGGCTGCACAAGCGCGTCGACGTCGACTTCAACGGCTGGTTCATGTGCCTGATCCCGCGCCAGGTGATCGAGGAGATCGGCCTCTCGCTGCCCCTCTTCATCAAGTGGGACGACTCCGAGTACGGCCTGCGCGCCAAGGCGGCCGGCTACCCGACGGTGACCTTCCCGGGCGCGGCCGTGTGGCACGTGCCGTGGAGCGACAAGAACGACGCCGTCGACTGGCAGGCCTACTTCCACCTCCGCAACCGCTTCGTCGCGGCGCTGCTCCACTCGACGTACCCGCGGGGCGGGCGGATGATCCGCGAGAGCATCAACCACCAGCTCGCGCACCTGGTCTCCATGCAGTACTCCACCGCCGAGCTGCGGCTGATGGCGCTCGAGGACGTGCTTGCCGGGCCGCACGCGCTGCACGGGATGCTCGCCACCCGCCTGGGCGAGGTCAACGCCTTCCGCAAGCAGTTCACCGACGCCCAGCTGCACGCCGACAACGCCGACTTCCCGCCGATCCGTCGCGAGAAGCCGCCGCGCAAGGGCAAGGACCTCACCGAGGTCCCCAGCCGCAAGTCGCAGCTGATCACCGCCGGCCTGGCGCCCATCCGGCACCTGAAGAAGCCGCGTCGCCTCTCCCGCGAGCACCCCGAGGTCGAGATCCGCGCGATGGACGCCAAGTGGTACCGGCTCGCGTCGTTCGACTCGGCCGTCGTGTCGATGAACGACGGCGCCTCGGCCGCGCTCTACGTCCGCGACAACGAGCGGTTCAAGGACCTGGTCAAGCGCACCGTCGCCATCCACGCGCGCTACCGTCGCGAGTGGGACGACCTGGCCCAGCAGTACCGGGCCGCACTCGGCGACATCACCTCGCCCGAGACCTGGGAGAAGACCTTCGCCCCCTGGACCGACGGAGGTGCCGATGACTGA